The following DNA comes from bacterium.
CCAGCCCCAGGTAGCTCAGGGCCGATTCGAGCAGAATCGCGTTCGCGACGCCGAACGTGGCCGCCACGATGATCGACGGCACCGCCTGGGGGACGATGTGCCGGACGAGGATGCGCGCGGTGCGCGCGCCGACGGCCCGCGCGGCGACCACGAAGTCCAGCCCGCGGTAGCGCAGCACGTCCCCGCGGACAATGCGCGCGACCACCATCCAGCTCGTCAGGCCGATCACGACCAGGATGTTCCGGAAACTGGACCCGAAGACCGCGACGACGATCAGCACCAGGAAAAAGTAGGGGATCGCCATCATCCCGTCCGTAAAGCGCATCAGGACGCTGTCCACCCATCCGCCGAAGTATCCGCCGAGGCTGCCGACGCAGGCGCCGATGGCGACGGCGATGACCATCGCGATGAGGCCGACGGTCATGGTCGTCCGCGCCCCGGCGATGACCCGTGCGAGGACGTCGCGCCCGTTCTCGTCGGTGCCGAGCCAGTGCGCTGGCGACGGCCGCGCGTTGGTGTTCATGATGTCGACGGCGTTGGGGGCGTAGGGACTGATGAGCGGGCCGGCGGCCGCGATCGTGTACATCAGCAGCAGGAAGAGCGCCGACGCGATCGCGGTGCCGTTCGTCCGAAAGCGCCGCCACGCCGGCCGCCGGATGGGCCGCGCGGCCGGGGCGCCGGCGACATCGCTGCGGGGGAGCGAGCGCGTCGCCATCGCTCATCCGAGCCGGATTCGCGGGTCGGCGTAGCCGTACGCCAAGTCGGTCAAGAGGCTGCTCGCGACCGCGAACACCGCGACGGCAAGCGTCGCCCCCAGCACCACTGGATAATCTCGTGTGGCGGCCGACTGCACGGCCAGCTGCCCCATCCCCGGCCAGGAAAACACGGTCTCGGTGATCGCCGTCGCGCTGACCGCCCGCGGGAGGTAGACGCCGACGATCGTGATTACTGGGATGAGCGCGTTCCGGAGCGCGTGCCGGAAGAGCACCGTGCCGCGGGCCAGCCCCTTCGCGTGCGCGGTCCGGACGTAGTCCTCGCCGAGCGCCCCGATCATCGCCGAGCGGGTGT
Coding sequences within:
- a CDS encoding ABC transporter permease, which translates into the protein MATRSLPRSDVAGAPAARPIRRPAWRRFRTNGTAIASALFLLLMYTIAAAGPLISPYAPNAVDIMNTNARPSPAHWLGTDENGRDVLARVIAGARTTMTVGLIAMVIAVAIGACVGSLGGYFGGWVDSVLMRFTDGMMAIPYFFLVLIVVAVFGSSFRNILVVIGLTSWMVVARIVRGDVLRYRGLDFVVAARAVGARTARILVRHIVPQAVPSIIVAATFGVANAILLESALSYLGLGIQAPQASWGNMLSNAQAYVWENPLLPVYPGFLILFTVLAYNFLGDALRDALDPRYRESDL